In Sorghum bicolor cultivar BTx623 chromosome 8, Sorghum_bicolor_NCBIv3, whole genome shotgun sequence, one genomic interval encodes:
- the LOC110429730 gene encoding isoflavone reductase homolog: MEKSRVLVVGGTGYIGRRIVRASLAEGHPTLVLMRPEIGLDIDKLQMLLSFKAQGARLVEASLEDHAALVAAVAQADVVISASAMSGVHLHSHNLSLQHQLVEAIKEAGNVKRFIPSEFGMDPSKMGHALEPGRITFDEKMELRRAIEEANIPHTYVSANCFAGYFCPNLCQMGTLLPPKEKVLIYGDGNVKVIFCDEDDVATYTVKSVDDPRALNKTIYLRPPENILTQNDVISKWENLSGNVLEKIHIPIDEFLASMKDTNFANQVVVGHFYHIFYEGCLTNFEIGDDGAEATLLYPEVQYTRMGEYMKKYL; encoded by the exons ATGGAGAAGAGCCGGGTGCTGGTGGTGGGCGGCACCGGGTACATCGGCCGGCGGATCGTGCGGGCGAGCCTGGCGGAGGGTCACCCGACGCTGGTCCTCATGCGGCCGGAGATCGGCCTGGACATCGACAAGCTCCAGATGCTGCTCTCCTTCAAGGCGCAGGGCGCGCGGCTGGTGGAGGCGTCGCTGGAGGACCACGCGGCGCTCGTCGCCGCCGTGGCGCAGGCCGACGTGGTGATCTCGGCCTCGGCCATGTCCGGGGTGCACCTCCACAGCCACAACCTCTCCTTGCAGCATCAGCTCGTCGAGGCTATCAAGGAGGCTGGGAACGTCAAG CGTTTTATACCATCAGAATTCGGCATGGATCCATCCAAGATGGGGCATGCTCTTGAACCAGGAAGGATTACATTTGATGAAAAGATGGAGCTAAGACGGGCAATTGAAGAGGCCAACATTCCCCACACCTATGTTTCTGCCAATTGCTTTGCTGGTTACTTTTGCCCAAACCTATGTCAAATGGGCACCCTTTTGCCACCCAAAGAGAAAGTTCTCATTTATGGAGACGGCAATGTTAAAG TTATATTTTGTGATGAAGACGATGTTGCAACATATACAGTGAAGTCTGTTGATGATCCTCGCGCATTGAACAAGACAATATACTTAAGACCACCAGAAAACATTTTGACTCAAAATGATGTTATCTCAAAATGGGAAAACCTTTCTGGAAATGTTCTTGAGAAAATCCACATTCCTATAGATGAATTCTTGGCTTCAATGAAAG ATACTAACTTCGCCAATCAAGTCGTTGTGGGACACTTTTACCATATTTTCTATGAAGGTTGCTTGACAAATTTTGAAATTGGCGATGACGGAGCAGAGGCTACTCTATTGTACCCGGAGGTTCAGTATACTCGCATGGGTGAGTACATGAAAAAATATCTGTAA